From the genome of Xylocopilactobacillus apis:
GAGATGACGGCTGAAGAAATTCTTGATGATGCAGAAAAATATCGAGCTTTTTGGGGACCTCAAGGAGGGATCACTTTAAGTGGAGGAGAGTCATTAGTTCAGATTGATTTTACACTTGATATTTTTAAAAAAGCTAAAGAAAGAAACATTAGCACTTGTCTTGATACAGCTGGCAATCCGTTTACTTGGAAAGAGCCGTTCTTTAGTAAATTTGAGGAATTGATGAAATATACAGATATTTCTCTTGTTGACATTAAAGTAATGGATCCAGTTAAACACAAGGAACTGACAGGGGTAGATAATAAAAATATTTTTGAGATGATTCAGTATATGGCTGAAAATAATGACGATATGTGGATTCGTCACGTTTTAGTTCCAGGTAAAACAGATTTTGATGAAGATTTAAAACAACTATCAGATTATGTTGCTAGTTTACCTAATAATGTTGTTAAAAAGGCTGAAATTCTTCCTTACCACACCTTAGGAGTTAGAAAATACCATGAAATGGAAATCCCTTATAAACTTGAAGAGGTTGAACCTCCTACAGCCGAAAGAGTTAAAAATGCCGAAAGAATCTTGAATACGGCTAATTATAATTTGTATAAAAATTGGCGACCAAAAAAATATAAAATATTCTGTTATAAAGATGAATTTAAGTATAGAATATGTTAAGCAGTTTGTTAAAGTTGGGTATTGAAAAAACATATGAAATCAAATAATGATAATGCGCTTTTAGTTAGATCTATCAGTTACTTTGTAGCACTTGCGCATAATTTAAGTTATACCGAAACTGCTGTACAACTAGGTATTAGTCAGCCTGCGTTAACCCAGCAGATAAAAAGATTAGAAGAAATCGTTGGAACTCCGCTTTTTTCCCTTGAGGGAAAAAAGATTCATCTAACAGATTCTGGCGAAATTTTTTTAAGAGCTGCTCAAAAAGTTAATGGGGTTTTTGCTGAAGCAAATGATGAAATAAAGTTAATTAGAGAACATTCTCATGATGTGATTAATATTGGTGTTATTTCTGCGATGCCAGCAAATGTTTTGGTTGATTTTATTGTAAAGTTTAGAAAGAATCATCCTAGTGTTGATTTTAATATAAAGTCGATTTTAAGACATAGTTTACGTTTTCAATTAGAGTCTGATTCTACCGATATTTTGGTTCTTTATTTACCAGATAATTCTTTTGCTGGTCTTAGCAAATATAGAACTAATAGAATTTCTAAATCAGAAATGCTTTTAGTTAGTCCTTTTAAAATTAATAATGGAAATAAAGTCACACTCGATGAGATTCACGATTATAATTGGGTTGGTTATCCCAAGGGATATTATATGGATCAGATAATAACTGAACAGTGTCATGACAGTAATATTTTTGTTCCAAGATATTCTGCTCGTTTTTCTCAGGTAGAGAATATTTTAACTTATGGGAAGAAAACTAAATCGATAGCTGCGATTCCAGATACTTGTTTACCTTTTGTAAAAGACGGAAGTTATATTTATGAGTTTAATCCAGTAATCAAGTTTGATGTTGCGATAGTTTATCGGACTAGTAAATTAAAAGTGCCAATTATTAACAAATGTTTAAACGAATTTGACTTATACTTACATCAAAAAGATTATTTAACTAGATTAAAAGAACTTGTGAGAGAGGATACTTAAATATTGGAAAAAGAACTTGTTTTTGGTCATAAAAACCCTGATACAGACGCGATTGGAGCTGCAATCGCTGCCGCTGATTATTTTAAACATCAAGGAATAGATACAGAGGCGGTAATTCTTGGGGAGCCAAACGAAGAGACAAAATTTGCGTTAAACTACTTTAATTTAGATGTTCCAAGAATTATTGAAAAGGCCGATACAGAAAAAGTAATTTTGGTTGATCATAACGAGGCAGAACAGTCGGTTTCAAATATTGAAGATTTAACAGTTACTCATGTAATTGATCATCATAAAATTAACTTTAAAACTGATTTACCTCTTTTCTATCATGCTGAGCCAGTTGGTTGCACTTCAACGATGCTATATAGATTTTACGAAAAGGATCAGGTTGAAATTCCAAAATCAATAGCCGGAATCATGCTTAGTGCAATTATTTCTGATACTTTATTGTTAAAAAGTCCAACAACTACTGATAAAGATCGGAGATCGTTGGAAAAGTTGGCGGCTATTGCTGGAGTAGATGATTATGAAAAATATGGCATGGAAATGCTAAAAGCAGGGACCAATTTATCAGGACGAACTAATCATGATATTATTGATGGTGATGCAAAATCATTTGAAATGGGCGGCAAAAAATTCAAAATTGGTCAAGTTAATACAGTTGATGTTGATGAGGTTATCCATCTTCCAGGTTTAAAAGATGACGTAAAAAAAGAATTGGAAAAAGAGGGATTTGATGATATCTTATTAGTAATTACTAATATTTTAGACTCAAATTCAAAAGGAATTTTCTTTGGTAGTGACAGTTCTGCGGTTGAAAAAGCATTTAATGCTAAATTAAAAAATCAAATTATTGATTTACCTGGTGTTGTTTCGCGGAAAAAACAGATTGTTCCTAATTTAACTAAAGAAATGGAATAAAACATAAGAATGGGGTTAGTTCTAACCCCATTTTTTATCTAAATTAAATGAAAAAATTAGTTCAAAATTTAATCTATAATGGTTTATATCAAGCTATTTATGTGGTTTTACCTTTTATAACTTTACCGTATGTTCAAAGAGTTTTTACGAATAAACAAATTGGAATTAACTCTTATGTTAATTCAATTCCCCTTTTCTTAAGTGTTTTAATTGGAATGGGGATGATCCAAATTGGTCCAAAAATTATAGCTAGTAGTGATAAAGCTGACTATTATGATGAAGTAACCAAACTTTGGGGAATTCAATTTTTTGTTGGAATTACAACTTTAATTGTTTATACGATTTTTGTATTTTTGTTTTTAGATTTTAAGGTATATTTTTTGTTTGAAATACCTTATCTTATTGGCTATATTTTTGATTTGTCATGGTATTTTTGGGGAACTGGAGAAGCAAAAGAAGTAATTATCAGGAATACGTTAATTAAAGTGGTAATTACAATTTCTATTTTTGTTTTCATTCATAGCAGTAAAGATCTTTGGATTTACATTTTAATTAACAGTGTCACTTATT
Proteins encoded in this window:
- the pflA gene encoding pyruvate formate-lyase-activating protein — protein: MNIYENKVEVKKDEKIKGYVHSIETFGAVDGPGIRYVAFLQGCRMRCQYCHNPDTWNIGVGDEMTAEEILDDAEKYRAFWGPQGGITLSGGESLVQIDFTLDIFKKAKERNISTCLDTAGNPFTWKEPFFSKFEELMKYTDISLVDIKVMDPVKHKELTGVDNKNIFEMIQYMAENNDDMWIRHVLVPGKTDFDEDLKQLSDYVASLPNNVVKKAEILPYHTLGVRKYHEMEIPYKLEEVEPPTAERVKNAERILNTANYNLYKNWRPKKYKIFCYKDEFKYRIC
- a CDS encoding LysR family transcriptional regulator, which produces MKSNNDNALLVRSISYFVALAHNLSYTETAVQLGISQPALTQQIKRLEEIVGTPLFSLEGKKIHLTDSGEIFLRAAQKVNGVFAEANDEIKLIREHSHDVINIGVISAMPANVLVDFIVKFRKNHPSVDFNIKSILRHSLRFQLESDSTDILVLYLPDNSFAGLSKYRTNRISKSEMLLVSPFKINNGNKVTLDEIHDYNWVGYPKGYYMDQIITEQCHDSNIFVPRYSARFSQVENILTYGKKTKSIAAIPDTCLPFVKDGSYIYEFNPVIKFDVAIVYRTSKLKVPIINKCLNEFDLYLHQKDYLTRLKELVREDT
- a CDS encoding manganese-dependent inorganic pyrophosphatase, giving the protein MEKELVFGHKNPDTDAIGAAIAAADYFKHQGIDTEAVILGEPNEETKFALNYFNLDVPRIIEKADTEKVILVDHNEAEQSVSNIEDLTVTHVIDHHKINFKTDLPLFYHAEPVGCTSTMLYRFYEKDQVEIPKSIAGIMLSAIISDTLLLKSPTTTDKDRRSLEKLAAIAGVDDYEKYGMEMLKAGTNLSGRTNHDIIDGDAKSFEMGGKKFKIGQVNTVDVDEVIHLPGLKDDVKKELEKEGFDDILLVITNILDSNSKGIFFGSDSSAVEKAFNAKLKNQIIDLPGVVSRKKQIVPNLTKEME